TGCTGCCGCTGCGGTGGAGCGAGGCTCGCGGCGTGTACGCCGAGACCGTGGCCATGATCAACCAGACCGACCCGCACGGCCGCTGAGCGACGGGCTGCGACGATGACGGGGTGAGCAGACCGCTGGGACACGACCAGGCCTGGCCCCTCCTGAGCTGGGCGGAGGACGCCGCCACCGAGGTCGGGCGTCGCGGGGACGAGGAGCTCGTCGTCCGGGCGGTGCTGGCCTTCTGCCTCCTCGGCGCCAGCCCGCTGGACCGCCGTGACGTGCAGGTCGTCGCCGCCCTCCTCCGCCGGGCCTGCGACCTCGCCGGTCTGGACTTCCTGTCGCTGGCCCGCACCGGCTGCGAGGCGGCGGGACCTCTGGGGGTGACGTGCTGGAGCTGGCTGACACACACCTCCACACGCACCCCGGCCACCCACGAGGAGGTCGGCGCCGGCTGGACGTTCACCTTCCGGCGTCGGCCGAGCGACTTCGACGTCGACCGGCTGCTCGCCCGCCTCACCCGCCCGCCCGAGGGGTGACCCTCAGCCCAGCGCCGCGGGTAGCGGGGCGTCGTGGACCACCACCAGCGAGGTCACCGCCCGGGTCAGGCAGACGTAGAGCCGGCGCAGCCCGGTCACCTCGTCGGCCTCCCCGGCCACCAGCTCGGCCGGCTCCAGCAGCACCACGTGGTCGAACTCCAGGCCCTTGGCCAGGCTGGCCGGGACCACGTCCAGACGGTGCCGCAGGGCGTCCTGGGTGTCGCCGCCCAGCACGCCGTGGTCCACCCCGGCCGCCGCCAGGGCCGCGACCACCCGCGGCACCGAGGCGTCGGCGGTGATCAGACCCACGGTGCCCTCCCGCTCCAGCGCCGCGGCCGCGGCCGCCACCACCGCGTCCAGCCCGCCCTCCACCAGCCGGAGGTCACCACGGCTGCGGCGGATGGAGTGCGGGGCCCGCAGACCGGGGGCGATGGTGGGCAGCAGCCGGGCGGCGTACTCGATCACCGACCCGGGGACGCGGAACCCGGCGAGGAGCTCCTCCACCGCCGCCCCGGGCTGGCCCAGGTGGCGCAGCGAGTCCTGCCAGGAGCTCGTCGCCCACGGGGTGGTGGCCTGGGCCAGGTCGCCGAGCAGGGTGACCGAGCCGGTGCTGGCCCGGCGCCCGACGGCCCTCAGCTGCATCGCCGAGAGGTCCTGGGCCTCGTCGACGATCACGTGGCCCAGGCTCGGCGTCCGCTCCAGCCGGTCCGCGAGCTCGTCCAGCAGCACCAGGTCCGCTGCCGTCCAGCGCATCGCCCCCGCCGAGCGCGGTGCCCTCCCCGGCCGGAGCAGCTGCTGCTCGGCGGCGGTGAGCAGCCCGTCGGCGCAGCCGGCCAGGAACGCCTCGTCGGTGAGCAGGCGGTGCAGCAGCCGGGGCGCGTCCACCGCCGGCCACAGCGCCTTGGCGCAGGCCCTGACCGGGGCGCTGCGGGCGACCGCGGACTGCACCCGGTCGTCGGGGGAGTCACCGGAGGCCTCCATCCGCAGCAGCACCTCGTGGGCCAGCCGCTGCGGCAGCATGGCCCGACCCGCCTCGTAGCGGACGCCCCGCTCGCGCAGCCCGGCGACGAGCTCCAGGGCCCGGTAGGCCGGGACGCGGAACTGGCGCGAGCCGCGGGGCACCACCAGCGGACCCTCGACCGTCCCCAGCTGGGACCACACCGCCCGGGCCAGCACCTCCGCCATCCGGGCGTCGCCCTTGAGCACCGCCACGGCCACCGGCTCGGTGCCCCTCGGCTGCTGCCCGGTGGCGCCGGCCACCAGCGACTGCACCGTCTCCTGCCGGGCGTCGATCTCGCCCAGCGCCGGCAGCACGTCGCCGATGTAGGAGAGGAAGGAGTCGTTGGGCCCGACCACCAGCACCCCGGACCGGCTGAGCTGCTGGCGGAAGGCGTAGAGCAGGAACGCGGCCCGGTGCAGACCGACCGCGGTCTTGCCGGTCCCGGGGGCGCCCTGGATGCAGAGCGAGCGGCTCAGGTCGGCGCGGACCAGGACGTCCTGCTCGGGCTGGATGGTGGCGACGATGTCGCGCATCGGCCCCGTCCGCGGCCGCTCGATCTCGGCCTCCATGATGTCGGAGGCCAGCGAGCCACCCCCGTCCTCGCCCGGAGCGCCCGCGAGCGACTCGTCCTCGTAGGCGGTCATCCGCCCGGAGTCGTAGCCGAAGCGACGACGTCGCCGGACGCCCATCGGCTCACCCGGACGGGCCCGGTAGAAGGGCAGCGACATCGCGGCCCGCCAGTCGATCACCAGCGGCTGACCACCCACCTCGCCGGTGACGTGGCGGCGTCCGACGTAGAGGACCTCGTCCTGCTCGGCGCCGAGGGCGGTGTCGTAGTCCAGGCGCCCGAAGAACAGGGGCACGGACGGGTCGTCCTGCAGCGACAGCATCCGCCGGTGCAGGGTCTGGCGGACGTGCTGCAACGAGACGTGGTCGGCGCCGGAGGCCTCCAGGCTCTCGGTGTGGGCGCGCATCCGCGCCAGCGCGGCGCGCGAGCCGGCCAGGTGCTCGCGTTCGGTGGTGAGTGTGTCGGGCTCTTCCTCGGGCATGCCAGCGGCTCCGGTGCACTCGGCAGGGGTGAAGGGGCGACGGGCCACGTTACCGCCCGTGCCCGCGACGTCAACCCCCTCGCGGGTGCGCTGAGATGTCACCCGCTCGTCACCTGACCGCCCCACCGGGGCCGTAGCGTCCAGGTGCCAGCACGACCAGACGAGGGGAACCATGACCACACGAAGGTGGCGCGTCGGCGCCGTGACCGGGGCGGCGCTCGCCCTCTCGGTCTGCACGCTGCCCTGGGCGGCGTCCCCGGCCCACGCCGACGAGCGCGACATCACCGTGCTGTCGTTCAGCGACTACCACGGCCGCATCACCCCCGACCTCACCATCCCCTTCGCGGGCCAGATCGAGCAGCTGCGGGAGGCGAACGGGGAGGACAGCACGCTGCTGCTCTCCGGCGGTGACAACATCGGCGCCACCCTCTTCCCCTCCGCGGTCGACGACGACGACCCCACCATCGACATCCTCAACGCGCTGGAGGTCAGTGCCTCCGCGGTGGGCAACCACGAGTTCGACCAGGGCTTCGACGACCTCACCGGCGACGTCATCGCCGGCGAGGAGGTGGGTGAGAACCCGAACGGTGACCGCCCGGCCGCCGGCTGGGACTACCTCGGCGCCAACGTCTACGAGGCCGGCACCGACACCCCGGCCCTCCCCGAGTACGGCATCTACACGGTCGACGGCATCGTGATCGGCGTGATCGGCGTGGTCACCGAGCAGACCCCCACCCTGGTCTCCCCGGACGGCGTGGCGGACATCGACTTCGGTGACCCGGTCGAGGCGGTCAACCGGGTGGCCGGCGAGCTCACCGACGACGACGACGCCAACGGCGAGGCCGACGTGCTGGTCGCGGTCTACCACGAGGGCTACGGCTCCGAGGGCGACACCCTCGAGGACGCCGTGGCCTCCAGCCCCGTCTTCGACCGCATCGTCAACGACACCGACGACGCCGTCTCGGCCATCATCACCGGCCACAGCCACCAGGCCTACGCCTACCAGGACACCGACGCCGCCCTGGAGGGTGGTCGCCCGATCATCCAGGCCGGTGAGTACGCCTCCGGCATCGGCGAGATCACCATCACCGTCGAGGACGAGGCCGACGGCGGCCCCGAGGCGGTCGCGGCCGAGGCCCGCATCGTCGCGCCGATCCCGGTGGAGGACGAGAACGAGGACGACAGCACCGATGACGAGCTCGAGGCCCTGACCGCCGACCTCGTCGCGGAGTACCCGCGGATCGACGAGATCGACGAGATCATCACCGCCGCCCTCGCCTACGCCGACGAGGCGGGCAGCGTGCTGCTGGCCGAGGCCGAGAGCCCGATCACCACCGCCTTCACCGACGGCAGCTACGGCGAGGAGGGCTACGGCGACTACGACGGCACCCCGGCCGACCCCCTCGACTTCA
The sequence above is a segment of the Auraticoccus monumenti genome. Coding sequences within it:
- a CDS encoding HelD family protein; the protein is MPEEEPDTLTTEREHLAGSRAALARMRAHTESLEASGADHVSLQHVRQTLHRRMLSLQDDPSVPLFFGRLDYDTALGAEQDEVLYVGRRHVTGEVGGQPLVIDWRAAMSLPFYRARPGEPMGVRRRRRFGYDSGRMTAYEDESLAGAPGEDGGGSLASDIMEAEIERPRTGPMRDIVATIQPEQDVLVRADLSRSLCIQGAPGTGKTAVGLHRAAFLLYAFRQQLSRSGVLVVGPNDSFLSYIGDVLPALGEIDARQETVQSLVAGATGQQPRGTEPVAVAVLKGDARMAEVLARAVWSQLGTVEGPLVVPRGSRQFRVPAYRALELVAGLRERGVRYEAGRAMLPQRLAHEVLLRMEASGDSPDDRVQSAVARSAPVRACAKALWPAVDAPRLLHRLLTDEAFLAGCADGLLTAAEQQLLRPGRAPRSAGAMRWTAADLVLLDELADRLERTPSLGHVIVDEAQDLSAMQLRAVGRRASTGSVTLLGDLAQATTPWATSSWQDSLRHLGQPGAAVEELLAGFRVPGSVIEYAARLLPTIAPGLRAPHSIRRSRGDLRLVEGGLDAVVAAAAAALEREGTVGLITADASVPRVVAALAAAGVDHGVLGGDTQDALRHRLDVVPASLAKGLEFDHVVLLEPAELVAGEADEVTGLRRLYVCLTRAVTSLVVVHDAPLPAALG